The window CTCGTCCCACGCGCCGTTCCACTTCGACCTGTCCATCCTGGACCTCTACGTCCCGCTGAAGCACGCGGCGACGGTGGTGCTGATCACGGCCGACCAGGGCAAGGAGCCCGCGGGCCTGGCGGCCCTGATCGCCGACCGGCGGCTCACGGTCTGGTACTCGACGCCGACCATCCTCACGATGTTGTCCCAGTACGGCAAGATGGAACGGCATGACTACGGGGCGTTGCGCTACGTCTTCTTTGCCGGCGAAGTTTTTCCGGTCAAGCACCTGCGGGCGGTGATGGAGCGCCTGCCCAGTCCCCGGTACTTCAACCTCTACGGCCCCACCGAGACCAACGTCTGCACCTACCATGAGATCCCGGCGACGATCGAGCCCGATCGCACGGCGCCGTATCCCATTGGTCGGGTGTGCGAGCAGTTTCGCGCGCGGGTGGTCGACGAGGACGGGGCGGACGTCGCACGTGGTGCGGAGGGCGAGCTGGTGATGTCGGGCCCGGGGGTGATGCAGGGGTACTGGAACCTCGCCGAGCGCACCGCGCAGGCCTTCTTTGTCGATAGCGCCGGCGGGCGATGGTATCGTACGGGCGACCTCGTGACCGAGGATGCGCACGGCGTCTTTACCTATGTGGGGCGACGCGACCGGATGGTGAAGCGGCGCGGATACCGGATCGAACTCGGGGAGGTCGAGTCCGGGCTGTACAAACACGCCGACATCAAGGAGGCCGCGGTCGTGGCGCTCAAGGATGCCGATGGGGGCGTGCGCATCAAGGCGTTTGTTGCGTCCAGCGGCGTCGCACTGAACCTGATTGGCATGAAGCAGTTCTGTGCGCAGGTGTTGCCGTCGTACATGAGTCCGGATGCGTTCGGGTTCCTGGACGCTCTGCCGAAGACGTCGACCGACAAGGTCGACTACCAGCGACTCATCGCGATGGGCTGATCATGGACTTTTCCTATTCCGCGGAGCAGGAGACCCTGCGCCGCGAGATCATCAAGTTCGCGAAGGAACGCCTGAACACGGGCGTGATCGCGCGTGACCACCACCAGGAGTTCCCCCGGGATCTCTGGCTCGCGTGCGGCGAGATGGGGCTCCAGGGCCTGCCCGTGCCGGAGGCGCTCGGCGGGGCGGGGATGGACCCCCTCTCCTGCACGATCGCGTTGGAGGCGTTTGGGTACGGCTGTCGGGACAACGGGCTGGTCTTCTCCGTCTGCGCCCACCTCCTGAGCTGCGTGGTGCCCATGTGGCGCTTCGGGACCCCCGAGCAACAGGCCCGCTACCTCCCGCGGCTGTGCAACGGGACCCTGATCGGCATCCACGCGATGACCGAGCCGGGGAGCGGGTCCGACTCCTTTGGCCTCAAGACGCGGGCCGTCCGCGATGGGGACGGCTGGCGCATCAACGGGTCGAAGACCTTCATCTCGAATGCCCCGGTGGCGGACGTGATCATCGTCTTCGCTCTCACCGATCCCGCCAAGGGGTTCCACGGGGGCGTGACGGCCTTCCTGATGGAGCGCGACACTCCGGGCCTCACGGCCTCGAAGAAGATCGAGAAGATGGGGATGCGCACGTCACCGTTTGGCGAGCTGGCCTTTGATGACGTTTTCGTTCCCGACACCGCCATCCTGGGCACGTTAGGCGGGGGCAGCGCCATCTTCACGCACGCTATGGACTGGGAACGGATTCTCCTGTTCGCGGCGCACGTGGGCCAGATGGAGCGATTGCTTGACCTCGGCGTGCAGTACGCACGCACGCGCCAGCAAGGTGGCAAGGCGATCGGCAAGTACCAGGCGGTGTCACACAAGCTGGCAGACCTCAAGGTGAACCTGGAAGCCTCGCGCCTGCTGCTGTACCGGTCGGCCACGAAGCTCGACCGGACGCGCGCGGTGTCGCTCGATGCCGCCATGACCAAGCTCTTCGTCAGCGAGTCGCTGGTGAAGGGGGCCATGGACGTGCTCCAGGTCTTCGCGGGGTACGGCTATTCCGTGGAGTACGAAATCGAGCGCGAGGTGCGTGACGCCATCGGGAGCCGCATCTACTCGGGCACGTCGGACATTCAACGCAACATCATCGCCTCATGGCTGCGCCTGTAACCTCCCACGCGCCGCGCCCTTTGGGGGTCGCGGCCGCCGCTCTCGGGTCGGTGGATCGTCTTGCGGAGGCACGGGCGATGGGCGTCCTCGCCCTGCAGCTCGTGCTCGTGGCCCTGGTCATGAAGGGGCTCCGGATCGAGAACCCGGTCTTCCACGACACCATTGTCCCGCTCGCCTTTGGTGGGGCCCTGGTGCACCACTGGCTGCCGGCGGGTTGGCGTCCCTGGTTCTTCATCACGCTGTCCATCGTTGGCTACGGGCTCGTCTTCGGCGCGACCGGGACCCTCTGGTTCCTCGGGCTGTCCGGCGTGGTCATCGGCTGGCTGCACGCCCCGCTGCCGTTCCGCGTACGACTGGTCGGCTGGCTGCTCCTGGCGGCCGTGTTAGGCTGGGCCCGCGCGGGGAAGGTGGACGTCCCCTGGACCGGCGCGATCTGGCCGGTCTTCGGGTCGATCTTTTTCATGCGGGCCATCCTGTACCTGTACGACCTCCGGCACCAGAAGGGACCCACCAACTGGCGCATGGCCTTCTCGTACTTCTTCATGGTGCCGGGTGTGGCCTTCCCGTTCTTCCCCATGGTGGACTACGGGATCTTCCGGCGGACCTACTACGACAAGCCCGCGCTCGGGATCTACCAGACCGGCCTGCACTGGATCGTCCGCGGGGTCACCCACCTCGTGGTGTACCGCGCGATCTACCAGTACTTCACCCTCGCCCCGTCCGAGGTGGATAGCGGGGCAGAACTCGTCCAGTACCTGCTGGCCAACTTCGGCCTCTACCTGCGGGTCTCCGGCCAGTATCACGTGATCACCGGCATGCTGCACCTGTTTGGCTTCCGCCTGCCGGAAACGCACCGGTTCTTCTATGTAGCGGCGTCGCTGCCCGACCTTTGGCGCCGGATCAACATCTACTGGAAGGACTTCATGCAGAAGGTCTTCTACATGCCGGTGTTCTTCCCGCTCATGAAGAAGCGCGGCGAGGTGTTTGCCATCGTGGTGGCCACCTCCCTCACGATCGTGGCGACCTGGTTCCTGCATTCCTGGCAGTGGTTCTGGCTGCTGGGACGGTGGCTCTTCACGTCCACGGACGTGTTGTTCTGGGCCATCCTCGGCGTGATGCTCATCGTGGCCGCCCTCCATGAACGGAAGAAGGGTCGCGTCCGACCAGGGAGCCCGGAGGCGCGCACCTGGCAACATCAGGTACGCATCGGCTTCAGCGCGATCTTCTGGTTCGCCTTCATGGCGAGCCTGTGGGGGTTCTGGACCGCGCCCTCGGTGGCGGAAGGGCTGAACCTGTTCGCCGTCGATTCGTGGGACATGCGCGCGACCCTCATGGTATTGGTCCTGGGCGTCGTGATCGGCGTGTCGGCCGGCTGGACCGAGCGTATTCGTCCCCCCGGGCACGAGGGGCTGGTGCCGCCCACGGCGCTCCGGACCGTCGTCAGTGCCGTACCGCTGCTGGCGCTTTGGGGGGCTGGCTCCCCCCGCATGGGCGAGCAGCTGCCGACGCTGGCGCGCGAAGTCGCCCGTGACCTTCGCGTAGCGGAACTCAACGCGCGAGATGCGGCCCAGCTGCAGCGCGGCTATTACGAGGAACTGGTCGGCGTAAACCGGTTCAATGGCGAGTTGTGGAACCTGTACGTGCAGAAGAGCGCCGACTGGCCGCGCCTGCAGGACCTGGGCGGCCTGCGGAAGACCAACGATATGTTGCGTGTCGAGCTCAATCCGTTCCTCGGCCTGATGTTCCACGGGCACCCGTTTCGTACGAACGAGTGGGGGATGCGGGACCAGTCCTACGACAAGGTGCCTGCCACGGACACGTGGCGCGTGGCCGTCCTCGGCCCGTCGTACGTCATGGGCGACGGCGTGCCTGACGGTCACACCTTCGAGGCCTTGATCGAGGGACGGCTCAACCGGGAACGACCCATTGCCGGCCCCGCGCGCTGGGAGTTCCTCAACTTCGGCGTGTCGGAATACAGTCCGATCTCGAACCTCATCATCCTCGAGAACGGTCGAGTCACCGGATTCAAGCCCAACGCGATCCTGATCGTGGGCCACGGCGCGGACCTCATGACCACTGATCATGTGTTGTGGGGAATCAACAACGACGCCATCACCCACGACTACCTGCGTCGGGCCGTGGACTCGGTGGGGATCACTCGCGACCTGCCCCGATCGGAGCAACTCAAGCGGCTGCGTCCCCTCGAGCGCCAGATCGTGACCGAGACGTTCCGGCGGTTAAAGGCGGTCGGTGAGGCTGCTGGCGCCCGCGTCTTCTGGGTCTACGTCCCCACCCCGATGCAGAAGCCCACGGAAGCGCGTGAGGCGATGGTGATCGAGGTGGCCAAGGACGCAGGCCTGGACGTGATCGATCTTCGGGGCCTGTTCGCGGGGAAGGACGAGCTCTCGCTGGTCGTGGCCGACTGGGATCGGCACCCAAACGCGGAAGGGCACCGGCTCATCGCCGAGCGGCTGTACCAGGAACTTCTGACCCGTGCGCAATACCTCGGCGGCCCGCAAAATGCAGCAGTCTCACCCACGCGTCCCTGATCGACGCGCCACCCCCGTTGCTCTTTATGGACACCATCGAACAGACCGTCAAATCATTCATCCTGGACTCCTTCCTGCCGGGGGCCGATCCCAACCAGCTGGAGGTCGACACGCCGCTGATCACGGGCGGGATCCTGGATTCCCTCGCGACCGTCCAGTTGGCCGTGTTTCTGGAGCAGCATTTCAAGGTAGAGATCGCCGCGCACGAGACGGGGACGGAGAACCTGGACTCCCTGGCCCTGATCGGCGCGTTTGTGCGATCCAAGCTGGGGACGTAGACCAGCGACCTGTCGGGCGACGGTTGCGGGGTGCCTCGCGCGCGGTCCGACGTCACACTGATCAACCAGGGAATCGGGTCATGAAGATGAAGACGGATGTTGCGATCGTGGGTGGCGGGCCGGGAGGCTGCGTCATGGCGATGTACCTGCTGGAGCAGGGGATCACGCCACTGGTCATCGAGAAGGAGACGTTCCCGCGATACCACATCGGGGAGTCCATGACCGGGGAGGCGGGCAATCTGCTTCGCGGCCTGGGGCTCGAGGACATCCTCGTACGGAACGCCCATCCACGAAAGCAGGGAGTGAACGTGGTGGCGCGCAACGGGAACGGCTGGTGGGTTCCCGTCATGAAGCGCAACGAGGCGAACCAGCTCGAGCCGGCCCAGACCTGGCAGGTCCGGCGTTCCGACTTTGACCGGGACCTCATGGCTGAGGCCATCCGGCGTGGCGCGCGCTGGCTGCCGGGTCGTGCGGCGCAGGTGCGTCGGTCGGCGGATGGGACGGTGACCGGCCTCCAGGTGAACGGCGCGGATGGCGGGACGATCGAGGTGGAGTCGGAGGTCGTCGTGGATGCGAGCGGCCAATACACCTGGTTGGCGCACCAGGGGGTGACGAGCCCCAAGAACCCTGGTCGCTACGACAAGCAGATCGCGATCTTCTCGCAGGTGCGTGATACGATTCGCGGCGAGGGGTGGGACGGATCCGACCGTGCTCGGCACCCGGACAACACCTACATCTTCTATTCCGGCCAGTATCACTGGGCGTGGTTCATTCCGCTTGATGACGATGCGGTGTCCGTGGGGGTGGTGTCGCCGTCTTCGTACTTCTCGGCGAAGGGCGAGAGCCGTGAGGCGTTCCTGCGGCGAGAACTCGCCGAACTCAATCCCGAGATGGCGCGTCGGCTGAAGGACCTGACCCTGGTCGAGGAGGCGCGGGCCATCCCAAACTACTCGTACCACATCACGGAGTTCACCGGGAAGGGGTGGATGTGCATCGGTGACACCCATCGGTTCATCGATCCGATCTTCTCGTTCGGGTTGTATGTCTCGATGAAGGAAGCGCAGTTCGCCGCCCCGGTGATCAAGCGCTACCTCGCGGGCGAGGGGCGGGACCTCCCCAACCCCTTCGTGCAGCACATGCAGCGGATGGAGGGGGCGATCGATCACCTGCAGGACCTGATCGACGGGTTCTGGGGGGCGTCGACGTCGTTTGCCTACCTCGTGAACAACCCGCGCACCCGTGACCAGATGATCGACCTGTTTGCGGGCCGCATCTACGACGTGACGCCGCAAACGCACCCGGCCATCCTTGAACTCCGGGCCCTGGCCGAGAAGGCGCGACAGAGCGGGGCGTTGTGGGGTGAGGACCGGCGGGGGACGGGATTCGTGCCGGCGGTGGCCTCGGTAGCAACATAGAGAAAACATCCTGCGTCGGGATGCAATCTTGATGTATGGTGTCGGGCACTCTGGTACTTGACGCTGGGTGTGGTTAGGCGCGAATTCTGCGGATGAGGTCGCCACGGCTCCTGGCATCGCCGGGGGCCCCCACTCTCGCCGCGTCTGACCATGCATCACGATGTCGCCATCCTCGGGGGAGGCCCCGGGGGAGCCACGCTGGCCATGCACCTTCTCCGGGAGGGACTCCGTCCCCTGATCATCGAGAAGGAAAGCTTCCCTCGATATCACATCGGGGAGTCGATGACGGGGGAGGCCGTCAACGTCCTTCGGTCGCTCGGGCTCGGGCCCCTGATCGAGGCGAACGGGCACCCCACCCGCAAGGGGGCAGTGGTGCTCAGTTCCAAGGGCAAGAACTCCTGGTGGGTGCCCGTGATGTTGCGCGACGCCAACAACGAGCTGGTGGAAGGGGAGGCCTGGCAGGTGCGACGGTCGGTCTTCGACCAGACCCTGCTGGACGAGGCGGTCAACCGCGGCGCCACCTACCTGAAGGCGCGAGCGGTGGAGGTCGTCAGGGGGCCCGATCCGGACGAGGTAAGCGGCGTCGTCGTCGAGCATCCTGGCGGCCAACGCGAGGTGATCCCGACCCGGATGCTGTGCGACGTGACCGGGCAGGCGACCTGGCTGGCTCACCAGGGCGTGACCAGCACCAAGGAGCCCGGGCGCTACGACAAGCAGGTCGCGGTGTTTTCGCAGATCCGCAATACCGTGCGTGGCGAGGGATTCGACGGCGTGGACCGTCCCACGCACCCGGACAACACGATCATCTTCTACGCGGACCTCTACCACTGGGCCTGGTTCATCCCGCTGGACGACGAGGTGGTCTCCGTGGGCGTCGTCGTCCCCAGTTCGTACTTCAATGGCAAGGGGGAATCCAAGGCGGATTTCCTCCGCCGGGAGCTGCGAGAACTGCACCCCGAGCTGGCCAGGCGGGTGCGCGACACCACCTTGGCCGAGGAGGCGCGGGCGATCCCGAACTACTCGTATTACATCGAGCGTTTCGCGGGCAAGGGGTGGCTCTGCGTCGGGGACACACACCGTTTCATCGATCCCATCTTCTCCTTCGGGCTCTACCTGACGATGAAGGAAGGGCAGTATGCCGCTCCGCTGATCCGTCGCTACCTTGCGGGGGAACTGGGCGACGGGCGCGAGGCCTTTGCGAACCACGCTCGGCGGATGGACACCGCCATCGACCACTACCAGGACCTGATTG is drawn from Gemmatimonadota bacterium and contains these coding sequences:
- a CDS encoding acyl carrier protein, with amino-acid sequence MDTIEQTVKSFILDSFLPGADPNQLEVDTPLITGGILDSLATVQLAVFLEQHFKVEIAAHETGTENLDSLALIGAFVRSKLGT
- a CDS encoding acyl-CoA dehydrogenase family protein; the encoded protein is MDFSYSAEQETLRREIIKFAKERLNTGVIARDHHQEFPRDLWLACGEMGLQGLPVPEALGGAGMDPLSCTIALEAFGYGCRDNGLVFSVCAHLLSCVVPMWRFGTPEQQARYLPRLCNGTLIGIHAMTEPGSGSDSFGLKTRAVRDGDGWRINGSKTFISNAPVADVIIVFALTDPAKGFHGGVTAFLMERDTPGLTASKKIEKMGMRTSPFGELAFDDVFVPDTAILGTLGGGSAIFTHAMDWERILLFAAHVGQMERLLDLGVQYARTRQQGGKAIGKYQAVSHKLADLKVNLEASRLLLYRSATKLDRTRAVSLDAAMTKLFVSESLVKGAMDVLQVFAGYGYSVEYEIEREVRDAIGSRIYSGTSDIQRNIIASWLRL
- a CDS encoding amino acid adenylation domain-containing protein; the protein is MNAGRATVTSLVEWLEAAAATRPDHIAVEAPPAGGMTYAELDLLSDRVRDRLVAMGVVRGDRVGVYARKSIDAYAAMLGAMKAGAAYVPVDYSAPAWRTAYILSDCAVRVAILEATLAAPWREEIAKLGETPATIELQGAGDGSWLHAALDALDAVDGAPVPVGDVSVSAGDLAYILYTSGSTGKPKGVMLSHLNATSYVDWCSAAFAPAAEDRFSSHAPFHFDLSILDLYVPLKHAATVVLITADQGKEPAGLAALIADRRLTVWYSTPTILTMLSQYGKMERHDYGALRYVFFAGEVFPVKHLRAVMERLPSPRYFNLYGPTETNVCTYHEIPATIEPDRTAPYPIGRVCEQFRARVVDEDGADVARGAEGELVMSGPGVMQGYWNLAERTAQAFFVDSAGGRWYRTGDLVTEDAHGVFTYVGRRDRMVKRRGYRIELGEVESGLYKHADIKEAAVVALKDADGGVRIKAFVASSGVALNLIGMKQFCAQVLPSYMSPDAFGFLDALPKTSTDKVDYQRLIAMG
- a CDS encoding tryptophan 7-halogenase, with the protein product MKMKTDVAIVGGGPGGCVMAMYLLEQGITPLVIEKETFPRYHIGESMTGEAGNLLRGLGLEDILVRNAHPRKQGVNVVARNGNGWWVPVMKRNEANQLEPAQTWQVRRSDFDRDLMAEAIRRGARWLPGRAAQVRRSADGTVTGLQVNGADGGTIEVESEVVVDASGQYTWLAHQGVTSPKNPGRYDKQIAIFSQVRDTIRGEGWDGSDRARHPDNTYIFYSGQYHWAWFIPLDDDAVSVGVVSPSSYFSAKGESREAFLRRELAELNPEMARRLKDLTLVEEARAIPNYSYHITEFTGKGWMCIGDTHRFIDPIFSFGLYVSMKEAQFAAPVIKRYLAGEGRDLPNPFVQHMQRMEGAIDHLQDLIDGFWGASTSFAYLVNNPRTRDQMIDLFAGRIYDVTPQTHPAILELRALAEKARQSGALWGEDRRGTGFVPAVASVAT
- a CDS encoding tryptophan 7-halogenase — encoded protein: MHHDVAILGGGPGGATLAMHLLREGLRPLIIEKESFPRYHIGESMTGEAVNVLRSLGLGPLIEANGHPTRKGAVVLSSKGKNSWWVPVMLRDANNELVEGEAWQVRRSVFDQTLLDEAVNRGATYLKARAVEVVRGPDPDEVSGVVVEHPGGQREVIPTRMLCDVTGQATWLAHQGVTSTKEPGRYDKQVAVFSQIRNTVRGEGFDGVDRPTHPDNTIIFYADLYHWAWFIPLDDEVVSVGVVVPSSYFNGKGESKADFLRRELRELHPELARRVRDTTLAEEARAIPNYSYYIERFAGKGWLCVGDTHRFIDPIFSFGLYLTMKEGQYAAPLIRRYLAGELGDGREAFANHARRMDTAIDHYQDLIDGFWGEAQGFAYLVNNPRTRNQVIDMFAGRIYDVTERDIPAIKEMRALARKARDGGRLYGEDRRRSGYATPAG